GGAGGTCAGGGACGGCGTGGTGTGCCACTGGGGTGAGGCCACGGAACAGACCTTGGAGCCAGACCGGGGAAAAGACTTGAAGGGCGTGGAACCAGATGCTGCCCTCAGGCGCGAGCGGCCAGGCACTCTTGAAGGGTGTGTGGTTAGAATGTCGGACACCATTTCTTACCTCGGCCGCGATTTTGAGGACGCCTGCATGGCCAGACTGGTCACGCTCGAGGATTTGCCGGAAGAAATCACTCGGTGCCTTGGCAACACCAATACGGCGATAATCGGCGCGCTCATCGGGGACCTTGTAACGAGTAGCAGAGGAAAGGGCCATCTGCAGTTTTCTGAAGAGGCATACGCCGCGCTCACGCGCATGAAGGAATTCAATTTCTCGAGAATATATGACAGCGTAGTGTTGCGTGGGCAGGAGGAGCGAATCTATCAGCTCTTGAGTCAGCTATTTGAACACTTCCTGGCCCTCCCTGGCCGCAAGGAACTCCCAGAAAGTGGGGCGGCCGGACAGGACTACTACAATGGAGTCTTTGCCGAGTTCCTGAAGGACATGCAGTATCCGGAGGCGACGGGCAATGGACAGAGAGTCAGCGATTTCACAGCCGGCATGACGGACAACTTCGCGATGGCCTGCTTTCAGGACTTGTTCGTAGTCCAGAGAGTCGTCTGACGACGTGAGAGCCGGGCTCTAGATGACAGGGCTGAAACGGGTCTCGCGCTCTCCCCTAGCGGGCCGAGCGGATAGCGAGTCAAGTCGCCAGTACCAAATCAAGACTATGCTGAACCGTTGTTTCAGGGGAAGTTCGACTATCCCAGGAAGGGGTTGAACGGGGAACGGCGCCTCGACTTCGGAGCCTCCCACTGTCTCAAAGGGGCTGACAACCTGCCAGTGCGGTCTCTCGTCTCCTTGGAGTACGATCGGGCACGTGGAGACAAGACTACTCATTGACAACTGTATGCTTCAAGATGTCAATGAAGCGCTGAATCTCGGTTTGTCTGCAGAA
This DNA window, taken from Chloroflexota bacterium, encodes the following:
- a CDS encoding HD domain-containing protein, whose product is MDPSYARLIGKLEGNYSEFARKSTDCLGRKYPLKEDPFRTLFERDCHRILHSLPFRRLKHKTQVFFSPKDDHICTRLEHSLHVASVASTICRRLNLNDTLAQAIALAHDLGHPPFGHLGEKALARIHEEFNMKSATEKLPNFRHEGQSLRVIDTFRNRLHEPLNLTWEVRDGVVCHWGEATEQTLEPDRGKDLKGVEPDAALRRERPGTLEGCVVRMSDTISYLGRDFEDACMARLVTLEDLPEEITRCLGNTNTAIIGALIGDLVTSSRGKGHLQFSEEAYAALTRMKEFNFSRIYDSVVLRGQEERIYQLLSQLFEHFLALPGRKELPESGAAGQDYYNGVFAEFLKDMQYPEATGNGQRVSDFTAGMTDNFAMACFQDLFVVQRVV